In Pseudomonadota bacterium, a single window of DNA contains:
- a CDS encoding phosphate ABC transporter substrate-binding/OmpA family protein, which translates to MDTTKTTGGGPKPAFWILLVLCVLGLIGFAGYKGGWFEFLAPEGKKDDIAKIDADELAKLQAGAAKADAEAPDGNAPTTVKEYNFVPSAKLPPVEGTASYKPLQKGVVRFAINVWAGWAPIVFANDGFQPGKEWTAADGKKFKVELVLIDDPVAMRDSYAAGNVHIGWATLDMVPLFLEELRKDSRVMPRVFQQIDWSNGGDGIVGRGVENIGDLRGKTVVLAQNSPSHYFLLNALINAGVQPAEVNFKFTADAFQAAAAFNADKNISAVVSWAPDIYNLADVKGNKLLVTTQTANKLIADVWFARADFAKDNMPILEGIVRGIFDAMVALKDDANKQKVASLLGKGYSIQPSEALAMLGDAHWTNYAENREFFMNQNNPANFERTWETAYYLYKKIGQVAQKTAFDQVMDFSLIQKLGKDEKYASQKDEYTVTFTPRAVSAIKAESGEILTKTVVIHFFPNSSEIDKVIEVQEGEKTVKKPYDPNVGFVLEEIGKLAAQYGASRIIIEGHTDASMKGQVPDSAVKDLSTQRANAVKEALVNKYKTLQPNQFTAAGMGWDVPADDNDAGNHAKNRRVEVKVYPLEAQ; encoded by the coding sequence ATGGATACGACGAAGACGACGGGTGGCGGGCCGAAGCCGGCGTTCTGGATTCTCTTGGTCCTGTGCGTGCTGGGGCTCATCGGGTTCGCGGGTTACAAAGGGGGCTGGTTTGAGTTCCTCGCGCCCGAGGGGAAGAAGGACGACATCGCCAAGATCGACGCGGACGAGCTCGCGAAGCTCCAGGCCGGGGCGGCCAAGGCGGACGCCGAGGCGCCGGACGGCAACGCGCCGACCACGGTCAAGGAGTACAACTTCGTGCCGTCGGCGAAGCTGCCGCCGGTCGAGGGCACCGCGTCGTACAAGCCGCTCCAGAAGGGCGTCGTGCGGTTCGCGATCAACGTGTGGGCCGGCTGGGCGCCCATCGTGTTCGCCAACGACGGGTTCCAGCCTGGGAAGGAGTGGACCGCCGCGGACGGCAAGAAGTTCAAGGTCGAGCTCGTGCTCATCGACGACCCGGTCGCGATGCGCGACTCGTACGCCGCCGGCAACGTGCACATCGGCTGGGCCACGCTCGACATGGTGCCGCTCTTCCTCGAGGAGCTGCGCAAGGACTCCCGCGTCATGCCGCGCGTCTTCCAGCAGATCGACTGGTCGAACGGCGGCGACGGCATCGTCGGCCGCGGCGTCGAGAACATCGGCGACCTGCGGGGCAAGACGGTCGTGCTCGCGCAGAACTCGCCGTCGCACTACTTCCTCCTCAACGCGCTCATCAACGCGGGCGTGCAGCCGGCGGAGGTGAACTTCAAGTTCACGGCGGACGCGTTCCAGGCGGCCGCGGCGTTCAACGCGGACAAGAACATCTCGGCGGTCGTGTCCTGGGCGCCGGACATCTACAACCTCGCCGACGTGAAGGGCAACAAGCTGCTCGTCACGACGCAGACCGCGAACAAGCTGATCGCGGACGTGTGGTTCGCCCGCGCCGACTTCGCCAAGGACAACATGCCGATCCTCGAGGGGATCGTGCGCGGGATCTTCGACGCCATGGTCGCCCTCAAGGACGACGCCAACAAGCAGAAGGTCGCTTCGCTGCTGGGCAAGGGCTACTCGATCCAGCCGTCCGAGGCGCTCGCCATGCTCGGCGACGCGCACTGGACGAACTACGCCGAGAACCGGGAGTTCTTCATGAACCAGAATAACCCGGCGAACTTCGAGCGCACGTGGGAGACGGCGTACTACCTCTACAAGAAGATCGGCCAGGTCGCGCAGAAGACCGCGTTCGACCAGGTGATGGACTTCAGCCTCATCCAGAAGCTCGGCAAGGACGAGAAGTACGCGAGCCAGAAGGACGAGTACACCGTCACCTTCACGCCGCGCGCCGTCTCCGCGATCAAGGCCGAGTCCGGCGAGATCCTGACCAAGACCGTGGTGATCCACTTCTTCCCGAACTCGTCCGAGATCGACAAGGTGATCGAGGTCCAGGAGGGCGAGAAGACGGTGAAGAAGCCGTACGACCCGAACGTGGGCTTCGTGCTCGAGGAGATCGGCAAGCTGGCGGCCCAGTACGGCGCGTCGCGGATCATCATCGAGGGGCACACGGACGCCTCGATGAAGGGGCAGGTGCCCGACTCGGCGGTCAAGGATCTGTCGACGCAGCGCGCGAACGCCGTCAAGGAGGCGCTCGTCAACAAGTACAAGACGCTGCAGCCGAACCAGTTCACCGCGGCGGGGATGGGCTGGGACGTGCCGGCCGACGACAACGACGCCGGCAACCACGCCAAGAACCGGCGCGTCGAGGTGAAGGTCTACCCGCTCGAGGCGCAGTGA